A region of Beijerinckia sp. 28-YEA-48 DNA encodes the following proteins:
- the lpxK gene encoding tetraacyldisaccharide 4'-kinase, translating to MRAPEFWWQERPSALARVLSPLGQAFGAITRRRMQRSGTRLSIPVICIGNFVAGGAGKTPTAIAIARRLDARGEAPYFLSRGYGATARPQGGPILVDPAKHSASEVGDEPLLLVRHAPTIVAADRVAAARMAIKAGASVLVMDDGLQNPALHKDLSIAVVDSATGIGNGLCIPAGPLRAPLADQLIGVDALVTIGGGPRAKGPTLMARERALPVIEAVLEPDASGRARLARQKVVAFAGIGRPEKFFKTLRELGANVAQALPFPDHHPYSSADISMLKSAARQAGAMLVTTEKDYVRLQHLKDLPPIDTLAVTLEPRQTEAFDQLLDDLLRA from the coding sequence ATGCGTGCCCCGGAATTCTGGTGGCAGGAGCGCCCCAGTGCGCTGGCCCGCGTGCTTTCCCCCCTCGGCCAAGCCTTCGGCGCCATCACCCGTCGCCGCATGCAGCGATCGGGGACGCGCCTCAGCATACCCGTGATCTGTATTGGTAATTTCGTCGCCGGCGGCGCCGGCAAAACGCCCACCGCCATTGCCATCGCCCGACGGCTCGATGCGCGTGGCGAAGCACCCTATTTCCTCTCGCGCGGCTATGGCGCGACGGCCCGGCCGCAGGGCGGCCCGATCCTCGTCGACCCCGCCAAGCACAGCGCCAGCGAAGTTGGCGACGAACCGCTGCTGCTCGTCCGCCATGCGCCCACCATCGTCGCCGCCGACCGCGTGGCGGCGGCGCGCATGGCGATCAAGGCGGGCGCCAGCGTGCTGGTTATGGATGATGGCCTGCAAAACCCGGCCTTGCACAAGGATCTGTCGATTGCCGTGGTCGATAGCGCGACGGGCATCGGCAACGGCCTGTGCATCCCGGCCGGGCCGCTGCGGGCGCCGCTTGCCGACCAGTTGATCGGCGTCGACGCTCTGGTGACGATCGGCGGCGGCCCGCGTGCCAAGGGGCCGACCCTGATGGCGCGCGAACGCGCCTTGCCTGTCATCGAGGCTGTGCTCGAACCCGACGCCTCGGGCCGCGCACGGCTGGCGCGGCAGAAGGTCGTGGCCTTCGCTGGCATCGGGCGCCCTGAGAAGTTCTTCAAGACCTTGCGGGAGCTGGGCGCTAACGTGGCGCAAGCTCTGCCGTTTCCCGACCATCATCCCTATTCCAGCGCCGATATCTCGATGCTGAAATCGGCGGCGCGGCAGGCAGGCGCCATGCTGGTGACGACGGAAAAGGATTATGTGCGGCTACAGCATCTCAAGGATCTGCCGCCGATCGATACGCTGGCCGTGACGCTCGAACCTCGGCAGACCGAGGCGTTCGACCAGCTCCTCGACGACCTGCTTAGAGCTTAA
- a CDS encoding glycosyltransferase family 2 protein: MSSPRLTIVVPTFNERGNIAELVRRVDAAFGPAGGWEMVFVDDNSPDGTAELAKQLADADPRVRCLRRVHRRGLSGACIEGMLSSAAPYVAVMDADLQHDEAILPRMLQRLEAGQLDLVVGSRLAGDGSATGGLSAKREASSRIVATIVGRFFPRGVNDVLSGFFMMRREAFDRLAPQLEQSGFKILADILITAGDSLRTEEIGFDFRPRHAGESKLDSRVVLDFAGLLLNKLTRGLLPVRFVFFAIVGASGVVVHLIVLRLALITAGLSFAVAQSLATLVAMTWNFYINNQITYRDSRLHGGAFVYGLLLFYLVCGIGAVANVGMANWLFMREPTWWLAGIAGAAVGAIWNYALSSSIVWRKK; encoded by the coding sequence ATGTCCTCCCCCCGCCTGACCATCGTCGTGCCGACGTTCAATGAGCGCGGCAACATCGCCGAACTCGTGCGACGGGTCGACGCAGCCTTTGGCCCGGCCGGCGGCTGGGAAATGGTCTTCGTCGACGACAACAGCCCCGATGGCACGGCGGAACTGGCCAAACAGTTGGCCGATGCTGACCCTCGCGTGCGCTGCCTGCGCCGGGTCCATCGCCGGGGCCTGTCAGGGGCCTGTATCGAAGGCATGCTCTCCTCGGCCGCGCCCTATGTGGCGGTGATGGACGCGGATCTGCAGCATGACGAAGCCATTCTGCCGCGCATGCTGCAACGGCTGGAAGCGGGCCAGCTCGATCTCGTCGTTGGCTCGCGTCTGGCTGGCGACGGTAGCGCCACTGGCGGCTTGTCGGCGAAGCGCGAGGCCTCGAGCCGTATTGTCGCCACCATCGTCGGGCGTTTCTTTCCGCGCGGCGTCAATGATGTGCTGAGCGGCTTCTTCATGATGCGCCGCGAGGCGTTCGATCGTCTGGCGCCACAGCTCGAACAATCGGGCTTCAAAATTCTTGCCGATATTCTCATCACTGCAGGCGATAGTTTGCGGACGGAAGAGATCGGCTTCGACTTCCGGCCGCGTCATGCGGGCGAGTCAAAACTGGATTCAAGAGTCGTGCTCGATTTCGCTGGCCTGTTGCTCAACAAATTGACGCGCGGCCTGCTGCCGGTGCGTTTCGTCTTCTTCGCCATCGTCGGCGCCAGTGGTGTCGTGGTGCATCTGATCGTGCTGCGATTGGCCTTGATCACCGCCGGCCTGTCGTTTGCGGTGGCGCAATCGCTGGCGACCTTGGTCGCCATGACCTGGAATTTCTATATCAACAACCAGATCACCTATCGCGACAGCCGCTTGCACGGTGGCGCCTTTGTCTATGGCCTGCTGCTCTTCTATCTGGTGTGCGGCATCGGTGCCGTCGCCAATGTTGGCATGGCCAATTGGCTGTTCATGCGCGAGCCGACGTGGTGGCTGGCGGGCATTGCCGGCGCCGCCGTCGGCGCCATCTGGAACTATGCCCTCAGCTCCAGCATCGTCTGGCGCAAGAAGTAA
- a CDS encoding 3'(2'),5'-bisphosphate nucleotidase CysQ, translating into MADFSQAHSLLAHPLLAAMSDIARDAGAIAMRYFTTGAETSARVDYKNGGSPVSEADIAVDTLLRERLRPLAPEAAWLSEETADNPDRLSSAKLFIVDPIDGTRAFIKGDERWSISIALVENQRPILAILHLPAIGDTFAAAKGGGAFLHRAGTITQLTTSGREILAGSTVGGPLGFLDALTKNHLDLVREPRVPSLAYRMARVASGDVDASMASADSWDWDVAAADLIVNEAGGLFTGLDGQQPLYNRERPRHGILAAGPPVLQRQLLEAMRIALPQKPS; encoded by the coding sequence TTGGCCGATTTTTCCCAAGCCCATTCCCTGCTTGCCCATCCCCTGCTTGCCGCCATGAGCGACATCGCGCGCGACGCGGGGGCGATCGCCATGCGCTATTTCACCACCGGGGCCGAGACCTCGGCGCGCGTCGATTACAAAAACGGTGGCTCCCCGGTGAGTGAGGCCGATATCGCCGTCGACACGCTGCTGCGCGAGCGGCTGCGCCCGCTGGCGCCGGAAGCCGCCTGGCTGTCGGAGGAAACGGCTGATAATCCGGATCGGCTCAGCAGCGCCAAACTCTTCATCGTCGACCCGATCGACGGCACACGGGCTTTCATCAAGGGGGACGAACGCTGGTCGATCTCCATCGCGCTGGTGGAAAATCAACGGCCGATCCTGGCGATCTTGCACTTGCCGGCTATTGGCGACACCTTCGCTGCCGCCAAGGGCGGCGGCGCCTTCCTGCATCGCGCCGGCACCATCACTCAGCTGACGACCTCCGGCCGCGAGATTCTAGCCGGCAGCACCGTCGGCGGCCCGCTCGGCTTTCTCGACGCCCTGACTAAGAACCATCTCGACCTGGTGCGTGAGCCGCGCGTGCCCTCGCTCGCCTATCGCATGGCGCGGGTGGCGAGCGGCGATGTCGACGCCAGCATGGCCTCGGCCGACTCGTGGGATTGGGACGTCGCGGCGGCCGATCTCATCGTCAACGAGGCCGGCGGGCTTTTTACCGGGCTCGACGGGCAACAGCCGCTTTACAATCGCGAGCGGCCCCGGCATGGCATTCTGGCCGCCGGGCCGCCGGTGTTGCAGCGCCAACTTCTCGAAGCCATGCGTATCGCCCTACCACAAAAACCAAGCTAA
- a CDS encoding 3-deoxy-D-manno-octulosonic acid transferase, whose amino-acid sequence MSFASLSLLGLYRSATTALLPLAPALLAWRQRQGKEEAARIGERSGVARTARPPGRLAWLHGASVGEAIALLPLVAKLRQQGLQVLVTTGTVTSARILDERLPAGAIHQYIPLDVCRFVRRFLDHWRPDLVLFAESELWPNALGEAHARRIPVILVNARLSQRSFDRWKKLPHTARQLLSHIDLCLAQSDADAARFSDLGAPRVLVGGNLKYDVAALPADPAEVARMQAMIGSRPLWLAASTHEGEEKIALAVHRQLGQRIPDLVTIIAPRHAERGAQIANLAAQDGLQPYQRSQGDAIPPGAQVYIADTMGELGLLYRLASIVFVGKSLAATGGQNPIEPAKLGAAILHGPHVGNFIEVYDELDRSGGALEVGDRDTLARTLLALMADGQRLRIMVRRAGETVAQLGGASDRIMGALEPYLLQLRVGRR is encoded by the coding sequence ATGAGTTTTGCGTCCCTCTCCCTACTCGGCCTTTATCGCAGCGCGACAACGGCCCTCCTGCCCCTGGCTCCTGCCCTACTCGCCTGGCGTCAACGCCAAGGCAAGGAGGAGGCCGCGCGTATTGGCGAACGCAGCGGCGTGGCGCGCACGGCACGCCCGCCGGGGCGCCTCGCCTGGCTGCATGGCGCCAGTGTCGGCGAAGCGATTGCCCTGTTGCCGCTGGTCGCCAAACTGCGCCAACAAGGCCTACAGGTGCTGGTGACGACCGGCACGGTCACGTCGGCGCGCATTCTCGACGAGCGACTGCCGGCTGGCGCGATCCATCAATATATTCCACTCGACGTTTGCCGCTTCGTGCGCCGCTTTCTCGATCACTGGCGGCCCGATCTCGTGCTGTTCGCGGAATCAGAACTTTGGCCCAATGCGCTGGGCGAAGCGCATGCGCGGCGCATTCCGGTCATTCTCGTCAATGCGCGCCTGTCGCAACGCTCCTTCGATCGCTGGAAGAAACTGCCTCATACGGCGCGGCAGCTCCTGTCACACATCGATCTCTGCCTGGCGCAATCGGACGCCGACGCCGCGCGGTTTTCCGACCTTGGCGCGCCGCGCGTGCTCGTCGGCGGCAATCTCAAATATGATGTCGCCGCTTTGCCCGCCGATCCGGCGGAAGTGGCGCGCATGCAGGCGATGATCGGCTCGCGGCCTTTGTGGCTGGCCGCCTCGACCCATGAAGGCGAAGAGAAGATCGCGCTTGCCGTCCATCGCCAGCTCGGCCAGCGCATTCCCGATCTCGTTACCATCATCGCGCCACGCCATGCGGAGCGCGGCGCGCAGATCGCCAATCTGGCGGCGCAGGACGGCCTGCAGCCTTATCAGCGCTCGCAAGGCGACGCCATTCCGCCTGGCGCGCAAGTCTATATCGCCGACACCATGGGTGAGCTCGGCCTGCTCTACCGGCTCGCCAGCATCGTCTTCGTCGGTAAGTCACTGGCCGCGACCGGCGGACAAAATCCGATAGAGCCCGCAAAGCTTGGCGCCGCCATCTTGCATGGGCCCCATGTCGGCAATTTCATCGAGGTCTATGACGAACTCGATCGTTCCGGCGGCGCCCTGGAAGTGGGCGACCGCGATACATTGGCGCGCACCCTGCTGGCGCTGATGGCCGACGGCCAGCGCTTGCGCATCATGGTACGCCGGGCCGGGGAAACGGTGGCGCAGCTCGGCGGCGCGTCAGACCGAATCATGGGGGCGCTCGAGCCCTATCTTCTGCAATTGCGGGTCGGTCGGCGCTAA
- a CDS encoding DUF2093 domain-containing protein gives MNRMERFPQPGVEAEVRYLDGDFRVLRPGTFVRCKVTEEPIPIEELRYWDVDLQEAYATPQAKLDRLGLKVKL, from the coding sequence ATGAACCGAATGGAACGTTTCCCGCAGCCCGGCGTCGAAGCCGAAGTCCGTTACCTGGACGGCGATTTCCGCGTGCTGCGCCCCGGCACGTTCGTGCGCTGCAAGGTGACCGAAGAGCCGATTCCGATCGAGGAATTGCGCTACTGGGACGTCGATCTCCAAGAGGCCTATGCCACGCCGCAGGCTAAGCTTGATCGGCTTGGCCTCAAGGTTAAGCTCTAA
- a CDS encoding lysophospholipid acyltransferase family protein, with amino-acid sequence MSLIKKLGRSGPVQSAAAWLAAHYLRLVHATTRYQIDPPDLAQRALADQPVIGTIWHGQHMMAHFAWPPGLRVAALISRNADAEINAKLLENLGVIPIRGSGGKGAEKVRKRGGALALREMLRLLGDNVSLVLTADVPKVSRITGKGVVTLARLSGRPIYPFAVVNRRKIDFSSWDRASLGLPFTRGAIVVAPPIRVAPNASEAEMESIRQHVEAELDRVHKQAYAMVGGRDPGAKPNKPAPRVTSSPQPTGREA; translated from the coding sequence ATGTCGCTGATCAAAAAACTTGGCCGCTCAGGCCCGGTGCAGAGCGCCGCCGCATGGCTGGCGGCGCATTATCTGCGGTTGGTGCACGCGACGACACGCTATCAGATTGATCCACCCGATCTCGCCCAGCGCGCGCTTGCCGATCAGCCGGTGATCGGCACGATCTGGCATGGCCAGCATATGATGGCGCATTTCGCCTGGCCGCCGGGCTTGCGCGTGGCCGCTCTCATCTCGCGCAATGCCGATGCGGAGATCAACGCCAAGCTGCTTGAGAATCTCGGCGTCATTCCCATTCGCGGATCGGGCGGCAAGGGGGCTGAGAAAGTGCGCAAGCGCGGTGGGGCTCTGGCCCTGCGCGAAATGCTGCGCCTGCTCGGCGACAATGTTTCGCTGGTGCTGACCGCCGACGTGCCGAAGGTGTCGCGCATCACCGGCAAGGGCGTCGTGACATTAGCCCGCCTCTCCGGCCGACCGATTTATCCGTTCGCCGTCGTCAATCGACGGAAGATCGATTTCTCCTCCTGGGATCGGGCGAGCCTCGGCCTGCCCTTCACTCGTGGCGCCATCGTCGTCGCGCCGCCGATCCGCGTCGCGCCCAATGCCTCCGAGGCGGAGATGGAGAGCATCCGCCAGCATGTGGAGGCGGAACTCGACCGCGTCCATAAACAGGCCTATGCCATGGTCGGCGGCCGCGATCCCGGCGCCAAGCCCAACAAGCCCGCCCCTCGCGTCACGTCTTCGCCGCAACCGACAGGCAGAGAAGCCTGA
- a CDS encoding efflux RND transporter permease subunit — protein sequence MARFFIDRPIFAWVIAIIIMVGGALAIRSLPVAQYPNIAPPAVAISAVYPGASAQTLQDTVTQVIEQKMQGIDNLLYMSSTSDSTGSLTLTLTFANGTNPDIAQVQVQNKLQLATPLLPQVVQQQGIRVAKSSANFLMVLGFVSQDGSMDGYDIADYVATNIQDPLSRVVGVGDTQLFGAQYAMRIWLDPSKLNNYAMTPTDVAAAITAQNAQISAGQLGGTPAVEGQQLNATVLAQSRLKTPAEFENVILRTNGDGSMVHLRDVARVELGGESYTAISRYNGQPSAAFAVKLATGVNALNTADAVRARISELEQFYPHGLKTVYPYDTTPFVRISIEEVIKTLLEAIVLVFVVMYVFLQNFRATLIPTIAVPVVLLGTFGVLAVFGYSINTLTMFAMVLAIGLLVDDAIVVVENVERVMSEEKLGPVEATRKSMDQITGALIGIALVLSAVFVPMAFFGGSTGIIYRQFSITIVSAMVLSVLVAVVLTPALCATLLKPGTHASRRGFFGWFNRNFDRASHGYESSVQGILKRGLRFAFIYLLFVGGMAILFLRLPGGFLPDEDQGVLFTQVVAPTGATQERTLNILKQVEDHYLKDEKDAVDSILTISGFSFAGSGQNMGLAFVKLKDWNARKSEALKVKAVAGRAMGAFARIRDAMVFAFAPPAVVELGNATGFDLQLQDRGGLGHDKLMAARNQFLGMAAQDPRLIAVRPNGQEDAPQYQIDVDRGRAGALGLTLADINSTLSTAWGSSYVDDFIDRGRVKKVYMQAEAETRMQPEDLYRWHVRNANGEMVPFSSFSQAHWTYGSPRLERYNGLPSMQILGQPRPGLSTGEAMKAVEEIAAKLPPGIGFEWSGLSYQERQSGSQTLALYGLSMLVIFLCLAALYESWSIPFSVMLVVPLGIIGAIAAATWAGLSNDVYFQVGLLTTIGLAAKNAILIVEFAKELEEQGIELMEATLIAARQRLRPILMTSLAFILGVLPLAISNGAGSGAQNAIGIGVMGGMISATVLGIFFVPLFFLFVRRVFKTKPRTDAPSAAPSSAPSEAH from the coding sequence ATGGCTCGTTTTTTCATCGACCGCCCCATCTTTGCGTGGGTCATCGCGATCATCATCATGGTCGGTGGTGCGCTCGCCATCCGCTCCTTGCCGGTCGCGCAATATCCCAATATCGCGCCGCCGGCTGTCGCCATCAGCGCGGTCTATCCTGGCGCTTCGGCGCAGACGTTGCAGGATACGGTGACGCAGGTCATCGAGCAGAAGATGCAAGGCATCGACAACCTGCTCTACATGTCCTCGACAAGCGACTCCACAGGCAGTCTGACGCTCACGCTGACTTTCGCCAACGGCACCAATCCCGACATCGCCCAGGTGCAGGTGCAGAACAAGCTGCAACTGGCGACGCCGCTGTTGCCGCAGGTCGTGCAACAGCAAGGCATTCGCGTCGCGAAATCGTCCGCGAACTTCCTGATGGTCCTCGGCTTCGTGTCGCAGGACGGCAGCATGGATGGCTATGACATTGCCGATTACGTGGCCACCAACATCCAGGATCCGCTGAGCCGTGTCGTGGGTGTCGGTGACACCCAGCTCTTTGGCGCCCAATACGCCATGCGCATCTGGCTCGATCCGAGCAAACTCAACAATTATGCGATGACGCCAACCGATGTCGCAGCCGCCATCACGGCGCAGAATGCGCAGATCTCCGCCGGCCAACTCGGCGGCACGCCCGCCGTCGAAGGCCAGCAGCTCAATGCCACAGTGCTGGCGCAAAGCCGCCTGAAGACACCGGCGGAATTCGAGAACGTCATCCTGCGCACCAACGGCGATGGCTCGATGGTGCATCTGCGCGATGTCGCACGTGTCGAACTCGGCGGTGAAAGCTACACCGCCATTTCGCGTTACAACGGACAGCCGTCGGCGGCCTTCGCCGTCAAACTGGCGACCGGCGTCAATGCGTTGAACACCGCCGACGCCGTGCGCGCTCGCATCAGCGAGCTCGAGCAATTTTATCCGCACGGTCTGAAGACCGTCTATCCCTACGACACCACGCCCTTCGTCCGCATCTCCATCGAGGAGGTGATCAAGACGCTGCTCGAGGCCATCGTCCTCGTCTTCGTGGTGATGTATGTCTTCCTGCAGAATTTCCGCGCCACGTTGATCCCGACCATCGCGGTTCCCGTGGTTCTGCTCGGCACGTTCGGCGTGCTCGCGGTCTTTGGCTATTCCATCAACACCCTGACGATGTTCGCCATGGTGCTGGCGATCGGCCTTCTGGTGGACGATGCCATCGTTGTTGTCGAAAACGTCGAACGCGTGATGAGCGAGGAGAAGCTTGGGCCCGTCGAAGCGACGCGCAAGTCGATGGACCAGATCACCGGCGCATTGATCGGCATCGCGCTGGTTCTGTCGGCGGTGTTCGTGCCGATGGCCTTCTTCGGCGGCTCGACCGGCATCATCTACCGGCAATTCTCGATCACCATCGTCTCGGCCATGGTCTTGTCGGTGTTGGTGGCAGTGGTTCTGACGCCGGCGCTTTGCGCCACCTTGCTGAAGCCAGGCACGCATGCGTCGCGCCGTGGCTTTTTTGGCTGGTTCAACCGCAATTTCGATCGCGCCAGCCATGGCTATGAATCCTCTGTTCAAGGAATCCTCAAGCGCGGATTGCGTTTCGCCTTCATCTATCTGTTGTTCGTTGGCGGCATGGCGATTCTATTCTTGCGCCTGCCCGGCGGCTTCTTGCCCGACGAAGATCAAGGCGTGTTGTTCACCCAGGTCGTGGCCCCGACAGGCGCCACCCAGGAGCGCACACTCAACATTCTGAAGCAGGTCGAGGATCACTATCTCAAGGACGAGAAGGATGCGGTCGATTCCATATTGACCATCTCGGGCTTCAGTTTCGCCGGCTCGGGCCAGAACATGGGCCTCGCTTTCGTAAAGCTGAAGGATTGGAATGCGCGCAAGAGCGAGGCGCTGAAGGTCAAAGCGGTGGCCGGTCGGGCCATGGGTGCCTTCGCGCGCATCCGCGACGCCATGGTCTTCGCCTTCGCGCCTCCGGCCGTTGTCGAACTTGGCAACGCCACCGGCTTCGATCTGCAATTGCAGGATCGCGGCGGTCTCGGGCACGATAAGCTGATGGCCGCGCGTAACCAATTTCTGGGCATGGCCGCGCAGGATCCGCGTCTCATCGCCGTGCGTCCCAACGGCCAGGAAGACGCGCCGCAATATCAGATCGACGTCGATCGTGGTCGCGCTGGTGCGCTCGGCCTGACGCTTGCTGATATCAACAGCACGCTGTCGACGGCCTGGGGCTCGTCCTATGTCGACGACTTCATCGATCGCGGTCGCGTCAAGAAGGTCTATATGCAGGCCGAGGCCGAGACCCGTATGCAGCCGGAGGATCTCTATCGCTGGCATGTCCGCAATGCCAACGGTGAGATGGTGCCGTTCTCGTCCTTCTCCCAAGCGCACTGGACTTACGGCTCGCCGCGCCTTGAACGCTATAACGGCCTGCCGTCCATGCAGATCCTTGGTCAGCCTCGGCCCGGCCTGTCCACCGGCGAGGCGATGAAGGCGGTGGAAGAGATCGCCGCCAAACTACCGCCAGGCATCGGCTTCGAGTGGAGCGGACTGTCCTACCAGGAACGCCAGTCCGGTTCGCAAACGCTCGCTCTCTACGGGCTCTCCATGCTCGTGATTTTCCTGTGCCTGGCCGCCTTGTACGAGAGCTGGTCGATTCCGTTCTCGGTCATGCTGGTGGTGCCGCTTGGCATCATCGGTGCAATCGCAGCGGCGACTTGGGCCGGGCTTTCCAACGACGTCTATTTCCAGGTTGGCCTTCTCACCACGATCGGTTTGGCCGCCAAGAATGCGATCCTGATCGTCGAATTCGCCAAGGAGCTTGAGGAACAGGGTATCGAGCTGATGGAGGCGACCTTGATCGCCGCCCGCCAGCGTCTGCGGCCGATCCTGATGACGTCGCTCGCCTTCATCCTCGGCGTTCTGCCATTGGCGATCAGCAATGGCGCCGGCTCCGGCGCCCAGAACGCTATCGGCATCGGCGTCATGGGCGGCATGATCTCGGCAACCGTGCTCGGCATCTTCTTCGTGCCGCTGTTCTTCCTGTTCGTGCGCCGGGTCTTCAAGACGAAGCCGCGCACCGACGCCCCTTCCGCTGCGCCCAGCTCGGCTCCTTCAGAGGCCCACTGA
- a CDS encoding efflux RND transporter periplasmic adaptor subunit: protein MRSQRFVRNAGVGLILTAATALAGCNDKNAAGTGPQGAAPQVGVVTIKRERIAVSNELPGRTTAFLIAEVRPQVGGLIQSRVFKEGSEVKAGDLLYQIDPASYQASYDSAKAALEKAEANVVSSQLKAKRYGDLAKQKAVSQQDADDAAATLKQNVADVASAKAALDSAQINLTYTKLTSPISGRVGKSSVTAGALVTASQSTSLAIVQQLDPIYVDVTQSSTQLLRLKRQFADGTLKNSGAAGSKVKLLLPDGSVYPLEGHLEFSDVTVSTTTGAVTLRAVFPNPNEQLLPGMYVRAVVEEGIDEQGILVPQQGVTRDQQGNATALIVNSDNKVEARAVGIHRAIGNNWWISKGLEAGDRLILDGIQRIRPGATVQTVALEGAGKQAATSSDPAVVAR from the coding sequence ATGCGTTCTCAGCGATTTGTCCGAAATGCCGGCGTCGGCTTGATCTTGACTGCGGCGACGGCGCTTGCAGGCTGTAATGATAAAAACGCTGCTGGGACCGGACCGCAGGGCGCCGCGCCGCAAGTCGGCGTCGTCACGATCAAGCGGGAGCGGATCGCCGTCTCCAACGAATTGCCGGGCCGCACCACCGCTTTTCTGATCGCCGAGGTGCGCCCGCAGGTCGGCGGTCTTATTCAGAGCCGCGTGTTCAAGGAGGGGTCCGAGGTCAAGGCCGGCGATTTGCTCTACCAGATCGATCCAGCGAGCTATCAAGCCTCCTATGACAGTGCCAAGGCCGCGCTTGAGAAGGCGGAAGCGAATGTCGTCAGTTCGCAACTGAAGGCCAAGCGTTACGGCGATCTCGCCAAGCAGAAGGCCGTCAGCCAGCAGGATGCCGACGACGCTGCCGCGACCTTGAAGCAGAATGTCGCCGACGTGGCCTCGGCCAAGGCCGCCTTGGACAGCGCCCAAATCAATCTGACCTATACCAAGCTGACCTCGCCGATCAGCGGCCGTGTCGGCAAATCGTCCGTCACCGCTGGCGCGCTGGTCACGGCGAGCCAATCCACAAGCCTTGCCATCGTGCAGCAGCTTGATCCGATCTATGTCGATGTCACCCAATCGAGCACGCAGTTGCTGCGGCTGAAGCGCCAGTTCGCCGATGGAACGTTGAAGAATTCAGGTGCCGCCGGTAGCAAGGTCAAGCTGCTATTGCCGGACGGCAGCGTCTATCCGCTGGAAGGGCACCTTGAATTCTCCGACGTGACGGTCTCGACCACCACCGGCGCCGTGACGCTGCGGGCTGTGTTTCCCAACCCCAACGAACAACTGTTGCCCGGCATGTATGTGCGTGCGGTGGTCGAGGAAGGCATCGACGAACAAGGCATCCTCGTGCCGCAGCAAGGTGTGACCCGCGATCAGCAGGGCAATGCCACGGCCCTTATCGTCAACAGCGACAACAAAGTCGAAGCGCGCGCGGTCGGTATTCATCGCGCCATCGGTAACAATTGGTGGATCTCGAAGGGGCTTGAGGCTGGCGATCGGCTAATCCTGGACGGCATTCAGAGGATTCGCCCCGGCGCCACCGTCCAGACGGTCGCGCTCGAAGGGGCGGGCAAGCAGGCGGCCACATCGTCCGACCCCGCCGTCGTCGCCCGCTAA
- a CDS encoding DUF4170 domain-containing protein, translated as MTDKASSARESQQLLHLVFGGELESLNSTNFRDPDALDIVGIFPNYASAEKAWRAKAQQTVDNAHMRYFIVHMHRFLDPS; from the coding sequence ATGACCGACAAAGCTTCCAGCGCCCGCGAATCCCAGCAATTGCTGCATCTCGTCTTCGGCGGCGAACTCGAAAGCCTTAACAGCACCAATTTCCGCGACCCGGACGCGCTCGATATCGTCGGTATCTTCCCGAACTATGCCAGCGCCGAGAAGGCTTGGCGCGCCAAGGCGCAACAGACTGTCGATAACGCGCATATGCGCTATTTCATTGTGCATATGCACCGCTTCCTCGATCCGTCTTGA